A genomic region of Papaver somniferum cultivar HN1 chromosome 7, ASM357369v1, whole genome shotgun sequence contains the following coding sequences:
- the LOC113299008 gene encoding UV-stimulated scaffold protein A homolog, with amino-acid sequence MEEDSDGRSGKARMLIEKATNSVEPEVDPRLVKAIKFVVRSSDSEIKLAVETLMENMKENHSQVRYLALFIVDELFMRSKLFRSLFVVKFDLFLSLSIGFRRDLPLPAPAPIATRLRSKAIEFLEKWNTSFGLHYRQIRLGFDYLKNTLNFQFPNLQANAARIQQERREREIRSKEILLKKFETLSQNLSSIKDEIQITVEEIRQCLDILRTNEADDIMLDTPEEDEVEDFRCSSLMEIRLESLRESEKLRETSENKVIFDALRELYKLLITKHLVSVQEWISVLIRVEPEDTSFRDSMLREFIDLQNHLKSVRKTCENSGCALTDSKNDKEEDFWEEGKVEVCGYGSSSTPAKANKDAACMSAVITKSNITPRQITDSNASKRLDGEGEDSESNPLRRKLLSEAPVVNWGSSLSNWGSNWDVLANQRGLELEGHWGRVDYDAVIPAEKIAELNVQASVYKEEHVDIQPCLAPLRKGGVCQRRDLKICPFHGPVIPRDAEGNPINQVSLAEKEITKMETEEVIARQLAEQAVKNVREREKDEVKKRVTDRKLLSRAKLANVREHNEVVLRDAAVASTSRSAFVGQDGETQHQTTRSSIKGKKPSLASMLRKKVTSKDRLSQRLLNTRATVRQLTVGEDSKYREAYPNHQW; translated from the exons ATGGAAGAAGACAGTGACGGCCGATCAGGTAAAGCGAGAATGTTAATAGAGAAAGCAACAAATTCAGTAGAACCAGAAGTCGATCCTCGACTTGTGAAAGCTATTAAATTTGTCGTTCGTTCTTCAGACTCCGAAATTAAACTCGCAGTTGAAACCCTAAtggaaaatatgaaagaaaatcaCTCtcag GTGAGGTATTTAGCGCTTTTCATAGTTGACGAATTGTTCATGCGGTCGAAGCTGTTCAGATCTCTCTTTGTTGTGAAATTTGATCTATTTTTGAGTTTGAGTATTGGCTTCAGAAGAGATCTGCCACTTCCTGCTCCTGCACCTATTGCTACCCGTTTACGCTCTAAAGCTATTGAGTTCCTGGAGAAGTGGAACACTTCTTTTGGGCTTCATTACAGACAAATTCGATTGGGGTTTGATTATTTAAAAAACACCCTGAACTTTCAGTTTCCTAATCTTCAGGCAAATGCAGCTCGGATACAGCAAGAGAGAAGGgaaagagagattagatcaaaagagattttgttgaagaagtttgaAACTTTAAGTCAAAATCTCTCATCGATTAAGGATGAGATTCAAATAACTGTTGAAGAGATAAGGCAGTGTCTAGACATTCTTCGTACGAATGAAGCTGATGACATCATGCTGGATACCCCCGAAGAGGATGAGGTTGAGGATTTCAGGTGCTCCTCCTTAATGGAGATTCGCCTCGAGTCCTTGAGAGAAAGTGAAAAGCTACGTGAGACCAGCGAGAATAAGGTGATATTTGATGCATTAAGGGAATTGTACAAGCTCCTAATAACAAAACACTTGGTTTCGGTGCAAGAGTGGATATCTGTTCTTATTAGAGTTGAACCAGAAGACACCAGTTTCAGAGATTCCATGTTAAGAGAATTCATAGatttacaaaatcatctcaagtCGGTGAGAAAGACATGCGAAAATTCTGGTTGTGCTCTTACGGATTCAAAAAACGACAAGGAAGAGGATTTCTGGGAGGAGGGTAAGGTAGAAGTATGCGGTTATGGAAGTAGCAGCACGCCTGCAAAGGCAAACAAAGATGCTGCCTGCATGTCGGCTGTCATTACAAAGTCAAATATAACCCCTAGACAGATTACTGATTCTAATGCCAGCAAGAGGTTAGATGGAGAAGGTGAAGACTCTGAGTCAAACCCCCTAAGGAGAAAGCTTCTGTCTGAAGCTCCAGTGGTGAATTGGGGATCTTCCTTGTCTAACTGGGGATCAAACTGGGATGTTTTGGCTAACCAAAGAGGATTAGAGCTTGAGGGTCATTGGGGTAGGGTAGATTATGATGCGGTTATTCCAGCGGAAAAAATTGCGGAGTTGAATGTTCAAGCAAGTGTATACAAGGAAGAGCATGTTGATATCCAACCGTGCCTTGCTCCTCTGAGAAAAGGAGGAGTCTGTCAAAGAAGAGATTTAAAGATATGCCCATTTCATGGACCCGTTATACCTAGAGATGCTGAAGGAAACCCAATAAATCAAGTTTCATTGGCAGAAAAGGAAATTACCAAAATGGAAACTGAAGAGGTTATTGCTCGACAATTAGCAGAACAGGCAGTGAAGAATGTAAGGGAAAGAGAGAAAGATGAAGTAAAGAAGAGAGTGACTGATAGGAAGTTGTTGAGCCGTGCAAAACTTGCCAATGTGCGTGAACACAATGAAGTTGTTCTACGTGATGCTGCAGTTGCGTCAACCTCACGCTCTGCATTTGTTGGACAAGATGGGGAAACACAACATCAGACTACAAGATCGTCTATAAAGGGTAAAAAGCCGTCACTAGCGTCTATGCTGCGTAAGAAAGTAACCTCAAAAGATAGATTGTCACAGAGACTTTTAAATACGCGTGCTACAGTAAGGCAGTTAACCGTTGGTGAAGATTCCAAGTACAGAGAGGCTTATCCAAATCATCAATGGTAG